GCTGGTCCAGGGCGACGCCGCTGGCCACCACTTCGTCCAGCAAGAAGCGCCGCTGCAGCAGATGTCCCGAGTCTATGCGCAGGGCGATGCGCTCCGCCTGGGCCAGATTGCGCATGGCGTCGGTTTTGTCGGGAACCTGGAGGCCGCGGATCTCCAGGGCCAGGGGATTCAGGGAAGTATCCAGGGAATCGATTTCCACGGAGGCTCCGGCGGCGCGGCTCAGGCCAATTTCCAGGCCCTTTTTTACCAGGGGATCCATGAAGACCAGTATAAACAGGCTGATGCCACCGATGATGACCACATAGACCAGGGCTCCGATCCAGCGGATGGGCAGCGGCTTTTTCAGCTGGTCAAAACTGGTGTCGTAAGCCAGAAAGAGGCGCACCACGGGAACCTTCTCCGTGAATCGCGAGATGGGGCCACGGTAGAGTTTGACGATGGCGTGAAAGATCAGCCAGGCGGGAAGGAAAAGGGCCATGGCAAGAGCCAGGGAGCCGATGACCAGGGAGTTGTTGAAGCGGGTCAGGCCCATCCAGGGGTTGTTGTACCAGGCCGTCCAGGTTGCTTCCAGGGCGGGGAGGGTCAGGATGCTGTAGCCAGCCATTTCCATGAGCGGATCAAGGAGGTAGGCGATGCCGGAGAAGACAGCCACGGCCACGAAAAAGACACCGATGTTGATATTGAGGAAAAAGGCGAGGAAGAAGACAAACAGGTTATGAAGGGTGAAGAAGGGCGAGAGGCCGGGAATGAGAGCCAGGGCAACCGCCAGGCTGATCTGCCAGGGGCGGGCTTTGGAGTTAAAGGCAGCCAGGGCGCGGCCGAGGATTTCAAACATGGATGTGACCCCCTTGTCTATGCTAAAATAACAAATTACGCAATATTACGCGGCAACACTTCAGATGAGGCCTTTTCAGTAAACTGTTATATTCCAGGCAGCAAAACGGGTCAAGCCGGGAAGACGCTTCCGGGTGGTCATCCCCTGATAGCCTGCCAGGAGGTAGACGTGAAAACATGCTCCCTTTCCCCCTCCCATGACGAACAGTGGCTTTTGCAGACCCTGCAGGAGATCGGCACCTCCCTTGGTGGCCATGGTGTGCGCATAGCCGGTGGCTGGGTACGCGACCACCTGCGGGGGATCGTCACCAGTGATATGGACGTCCTGCTGCTGAACATGGATGCCGAGGCGTTCGCTGAACGGCTGCAGCAGCGGGGGTACGGTTCCCGGCATATCATCGAGCCAAAGCCGGCTCAGGCCCGGATGGCGCGTACGGTCAGGGTCTGCCTGTCACTGCCTTCGGGGGAGCGCTTTGAAGTCGATCTGGGAACCCTGGCCACTGGCGATGGGGAAAGTCTCGATGAAGCTTTGCGCCAGGATGCTGCGGGGCGCGATCTGACCATTAACGCCCTCTTTTACGATCCGGCCACTGCGACGGTGGAAGATCGCACCGGCCAGGGGCTCGATGACCTGCGCCGTGGCCTGCTGCGGGTGCCCGGTGCCCGTCGCTGTAACCTTTGGGACGATCCCCTGCGCCTGCTGCGCATTGCCCGCTTCCATGCCACCACCGGCTTTGCTGTCGAAGCGCAAACCAGGTGTCTGATGGATGATCGGCAGCTGCAGCAGCGGCTTGTCCGGTGCACCAGCCCCGAGAGAATCGGCCAGGAGCTGCTGGCCATGTGGTCGCATCCCCGGGGGAGCCGGGCCATGGAGCTGCTGCATGACTGTGGTGTTCTGGACGCGCTGCTGCTGGCATCCCAAGGTGAGGGAGAGCTGGTGGAGCAGCTGGCCTCCTGGGATATGGATCAGGGCAATGGACACCACGCGCTGAACCTGTGGCAGCACAGTATTGCCGCCATGGCGTGC
This portion of the Desulfurispirillum indicum S5 genome encodes:
- a CDS encoding HD domain-containing protein, with translation MKTCSLSPSHDEQWLLQTLQEIGTSLGGHGVRIAGGWVRDHLRGIVTSDMDVLLLNMDAEAFAERLQQRGYGSRHIIEPKPAQARMARTVRVCLSLPSGERFEVDLGTLATGDGESLDEALRQDAAGRDLTINALFYDPATATVEDRTGQGLDDLRRGLLRVPGARRCNLWDDPLRLLRIARFHATTGFAVEAQTRCLMDDRQLQQRLVRCTSPERIGQELLAMWSHPRGSRAMELLHDCGVLDALLLASQGEGELVEQLASWDMDQGNGHHALNLWQHSIAAMACMGGQQADADRQTLALLQAAALLHDVGKRYRPLWGEKEGVGRTYHAHEHTSAHMVQSLCIWLCLGRRFCESLCALVRAHMLPSGLKDAKDPALRRFLRRMAEEGVQWRSVFALSHCDILAKGQADEQLAPVLSQLASLEQRLEGLEAQAASLGTPIGRPVLNGRQIMEVFGNSTAGPWVGEVLQALLEMQDTEPAMDSAEAARRLRALFPAYGAPER